A window of Streptomyces gilvosporeus contains these coding sequences:
- a CDS encoding DUF5997 family protein → MKSHQSTQTMKPATAAKKLGVYLEATPAEFQEGVVSRAELNALQAEPPEWLRELRLNGPHPRPVVAAKLGVSISGLARGGITEALTTEQIEALKAESPEWLQKERATQAEVRKEGARIKEKKREQAEQEKNAGRG, encoded by the coding sequence ATGAAGTCGCACCAGAGCACCCAGACGATGAAGCCCGCCACCGCGGCCAAGAAGCTGGGTGTGTACCTCGAGGCCACCCCCGCCGAGTTCCAGGAGGGCGTGGTCTCCCGCGCCGAGCTGAACGCGCTCCAGGCGGAGCCGCCCGAGTGGCTGCGCGAGCTGCGGCTCAACGGCCCGCACCCCCGGCCGGTGGTCGCGGCGAAGCTGGGCGTCTCCATCTCCGGTCTTGCCCGCGGCGGGATCACCGAGGCTCTGACCACGGAGCAGATCGAGGCGCTGAAGGCGGAAAGCCCCGAGTGGCTCCAGAAGGAGCGCGCCACGCAGGCCGAGGTCCGCAAGGAAGGGGCGCGCATCAAGGAGAAGAAGCGGGAGCAGGCGGAGCAGGAGAAGAACGCGGGCCGAGGCTGA
- a CDS encoding TetR/AcrR family transcriptional regulator translates to MARAGLTAAKLTEAAAELADEVGLDKVTVSALARRFGVKDASLYSHVKNLRDLRVRVALLASREMTDRIGAAVAGRAGKEALVAFADAYRGYALAHPGRYTATQMRFAPEEIADSEGLRRSVELTYGMLRGYGLTEPDLTDAGRLLRSTFHGYIHLELSGGFGHPRAVQESWSRALDALHVLLENWPSRHDGSTTR, encoded by the coding sequence ATGGCACGCGCAGGGCTCACCGCAGCCAAGCTGACCGAGGCGGCCGCGGAGTTGGCGGACGAGGTCGGGCTCGACAAGGTCACGGTGTCCGCGCTCGCGCGGCGCTTCGGGGTCAAGGACGCCAGCCTGTACTCGCATGTGAAGAATCTGCGGGACCTGCGCGTACGGGTCGCCCTCCTGGCTTCCCGGGAGATGACGGACCGTATCGGGGCGGCGGTGGCGGGCCGGGCGGGCAAGGAGGCGCTCGTCGCCTTCGCCGACGCCTATCGGGGGTACGCCCTCGCGCACCCCGGCCGCTACACCGCGACCCAGATGCGGTTCGCCCCGGAGGAGATCGCCGACTCCGAGGGGCTCCGCCGCAGCGTCGAGCTGACCTACGGCATGCTGCGCGGCTACGGCCTCACCGAGCCCGACCTGACCGACGCCGGCCGCCTGCTGCGCAGCACCTTCCACGGCTATATCCACCTGGAGCTCAGCGGCGGTTTCGGACACCCCCGCGCCGTACAGGAGTCCTGGTCGCGTGCGCTCGACGCGCTCCACGTCCTCCTGGAGAACTGGCCGTCCCGACACGATGGGAGCACCACCCGATGA
- a CDS encoding LysR family substrate-binding domain-containing protein translates to MTGSEASPSFRLAYVPGVTPAKWVRIWNERLPDVPLTLLQVPAAEAADVLRDGGADAGLLRLPVDRTDLSAIPLYTETTVVVVPKDHLVAAVDEVTAEDLADDIVLHPLDDTLDWERPPGRPAFERPATTEDAIELVAAGVGLLVVPQSLARLYHRRDLTYRPVTATPESRVALSWREDETTDLVDDFIGIVRGRTVNSTRGRRQAAPSASAEPQRKQPAKDGARRKPAAGKPSARGARRGSGGPKGGKRGKPRR, encoded by the coding sequence GTGACAGGCTCCGAAGCATCCCCGTCGTTCCGGCTCGCTTACGTCCCGGGAGTGACGCCCGCCAAGTGGGTGCGGATCTGGAACGAACGCCTGCCGGACGTCCCGCTGACCCTCCTCCAGGTACCCGCCGCCGAGGCGGCCGACGTCCTGCGGGACGGTGGCGCGGACGCGGGTCTGCTGCGGCTGCCGGTCGACCGGACGGACCTCAGCGCGATCCCGCTCTACACCGAGACGACGGTGGTCGTGGTCCCGAAGGACCACCTCGTGGCCGCGGTCGACGAGGTGACCGCCGAGGATCTGGCCGACGACATCGTGCTGCACCCCCTCGACGACACCCTCGACTGGGAGCGGCCGCCGGGACGGCCGGCGTTCGAGCGGCCCGCCACCACGGAGGACGCCATCGAGCTGGTGGCGGCGGGTGTGGGGCTCCTCGTCGTCCCGCAGTCTCTCGCGCGCCTGTACCACCGCAGGGACCTCACGTACCGCCCGGTCACGGCCACGCCCGAGTCACGGGTTGCGCTGTCGTGGCGGGAGGACGAGACCACCGATCTGGTGGACGACTTCATCGGCATCGTCCGGGGGCGGACCGTCAACAGCACACGCGGCCGTCGCCAGGCCGCCCCGTCCGCTTCGGCAGAGCCCCAGCGGAAGCAGCCCGCGAAGGACGGTGCGCGGCGAAAGCCGGCGGCCGGGAAGCCGTCCGCACGGGGTGCGCGGAGGGGGTCCGGCGGCCCCAAGGGCGGTAAGCGCGGCAAGCCTCGCCGTTAG
- a CDS encoding beta-propeller fold lactonase family protein, whose product MHPLHPVGAPPGTARGGRRPRRARLSRRSRHLCWTSAAALLLPCVLAATGSPPARTPRHLARFPIRVSAYVANSGSRTVSVYDTQLERQVGAVQVGHGPTGVGVSPDGDEAYVANGRSDSVTFIETNHRLPTDTVGVQRRPFAATPTRDGREVLVANFGSDTVSVINAHDRQVVDSVRVGPLPHSITTVPDGRAYVTDNGGHAVTVLDPEEHVIRTIRVGDFPSGISSTPSGDRVFVSNTGSGTVSVIDPDTDSVVAILPGGRAPLGNAVSPDGRHLYVADSARDCLLIVDVPTGTITGHVHVGVKPQGVAITPDGRRVWVTNEESDTVSVIDPFVARLRATLPTGHEPEGIAITPR is encoded by the coding sequence ATGCATCCCCTTCATCCCGTCGGCGCCCCGCCCGGCACCGCACGGGGCGGGCGCCGTCCGCGCAGAGCGCGACTCTCGCGTCGCAGTCGTCACCTCTGTTGGACCTCGGCCGCCGCCCTGCTCCTGCCCTGCGTACTGGCCGCGACCGGCTCGCCGCCCGCCCGCACGCCCCGACATCTGGCGCGCTTCCCCATCCGCGTCAGCGCCTATGTGGCCAACAGCGGCTCGCGAACCGTCTCCGTCTATGACACCCAACTGGAACGCCAGGTCGGCGCCGTCCAGGTGGGCCATGGCCCGACCGGCGTGGGAGTGTCTCCGGACGGCGACGAGGCCTACGTCGCCAACGGCCGTTCCGACTCCGTCACCTTCATCGAGACCAACCACCGGCTGCCCACGGACACCGTGGGGGTCCAGCGGCGGCCCTTCGCGGCGACGCCGACCCGCGACGGCCGCGAGGTACTGGTGGCCAACTTCGGCTCGGACACCGTCTCGGTCATCAATGCCCATGACCGCCAGGTGGTCGACTCCGTACGGGTGGGGCCGCTGCCGCACAGCATCACCACCGTGCCGGACGGACGCGCCTATGTGACGGACAACGGCGGGCACGCGGTGACCGTGCTCGACCCGGAGGAGCATGTGATCCGGACCATCCGGGTCGGAGACTTCCCCAGCGGGATCAGTTCGACGCCCTCCGGCGACCGGGTGTTCGTGTCCAACACCGGTTCCGGCACGGTGTCGGTCATCGACCCCGACACCGACAGCGTGGTGGCCATCCTGCCGGGCGGCCGGGCGCCGCTGGGCAACGCGGTCAGCCCGGACGGCAGGCACCTTTACGTCGCCGATTCCGCCCGGGACTGTCTGCTGATCGTCGACGTCCCCACCGGTACCATCACCGGCCACGTTCATGTCGGCGTCAAGCCGCAGGGTGTCGCGATCACGCCTGACGGCAGGCGGGTGTGGGTGACCAACGAAGAATCCGACACCGTGTCGGTGATCGACCCCTTCGTCGCGCGGCTCCGCGCCACCCTGCCGACCGGGCACGAGCCCGAAGGTATCGCGATCACCCCGCGCTGA
- a CDS encoding alpha/beta fold hydrolase gives MNQPTTGTLKVPGATLHYERRGSGPVLLLIPGGAADAGLYAGMADDLAARYTVVSFDPRGLSRSPLDGPLTDQRVEVWSDDAHRLLQALSPDEDAYVYGSSSGAIVAVDLLARHPERLRRVVVHEPPLLELLDDPAPHRALFAEVRDVFRTDGAGAAMARFSQALGGRPTERTTELPPEIQEMAPRMHANLPVFLGHMLCPFSSTVPDLVALRRVADRLIPAAGRDSRGQVPLYGPVVRLAELLGREVLEFPGGHLGCTEHPKEFGKQLLAALD, from the coding sequence ATGAACCAGCCCACCACCGGCACCCTCAAGGTGCCCGGCGCGACCCTGCACTACGAGCGGCGCGGCAGCGGACCGGTCCTGCTGCTGATACCGGGCGGCGCCGCGGACGCCGGACTGTACGCGGGCATGGCGGACGACCTCGCCGCCCGGTACACCGTCGTCTCCTTCGACCCGCGCGGCCTGTCCCGTAGCCCGCTCGACGGCCCGCTCACCGACCAGCGGGTGGAGGTGTGGAGCGACGACGCACACCGGCTGCTCCAAGCGCTCTCACCCGACGAGGACGCCTACGTCTACGGCAGCAGCTCCGGCGCCATCGTCGCGGTCGACCTGCTGGCCCGGCATCCGGAGCGGCTGCGCCGGGTGGTCGTCCACGAGCCGCCGCTGCTGGAGCTCCTGGACGATCCGGCGCCGCACCGGGCGCTCTTCGCCGAGGTGCGGGACGTCTTCCGGACGGACGGGGCCGGTGCGGCGATGGCCCGTTTCAGCCAGGCGCTGGGGGGACGGCCGACGGAGCGGACCACCGAACTGCCGCCGGAGATCCAGGAGATGGCCCCACGGATGCACGCCAACCTCCCGGTGTTCCTGGGGCACATGCTGTGCCCCTTCTCCTCGACCGTCCCGGACCTCGTCGCTCTGCGACGCGTCGCAGACCGGCTGATACCGGCGGCGGGGCGGGACTCTCGCGGTCAGGTGCCGCTGTACGGACCGGTCGTTCGACTGGCGGAACTGCTGGGCAGGGAGGTCCTGGAATTCCCGGGCGGGCATCTGGGATGCACCGAGCACCCGAAGGAGTTCGGCAAGCAGTTGCTGGCGGCGCTCGACTGA
- a CDS encoding glutamate ABC transporter substrate-binding protein produces the protein MSLRRPCIAATIAVCALAVAGCSDTQSAQPSDVNTAASFASGSSMDKLRASGRIRIGVKFDQPGMGYKKAGSHEPSGFDIEIAKIVAGGLGIQPNKIQWVQTTSQNREKFLESGKVDLVVASYTMNNARRAVVGQAGPYFVTGQQLLVRKDRGISGAKDVKGKKVCAAKGSTSVRAIKNSYQATPVQLATYGQCVAQLRGGSVDAVSTDGAILLGYAAQDPRELEVVGEPIDEAGYGVGYRKGDTGMCNFIDDTLQKAFRNGSWDNALMTTLWKTSGLLPRHPDVMESCTGSGTAS, from the coding sequence ATGAGCCTCAGACGCCCGTGCATTGCTGCGACAATTGCCGTATGCGCCCTCGCCGTTGCGGGCTGCTCTGACACCCAGTCAGCGCAGCCTTCCGACGTCAACACCGCTGCGAGTTTCGCCAGCGGTTCGTCGATGGACAAGCTGCGGGCGTCCGGTCGCATCAGGATCGGCGTGAAGTTCGACCAGCCGGGGATGGGCTACAAGAAGGCCGGTTCACACGAACCGAGCGGTTTCGATATCGAGATCGCAAAGATCGTGGCCGGGGGACTGGGAATCCAGCCGAACAAGATCCAATGGGTCCAGACCACGTCGCAGAACCGGGAGAAGTTTCTGGAGTCCGGGAAAGTCGACTTGGTGGTCGCCTCTTACACGATGAACAACGCGCGCCGTGCGGTTGTGGGACAGGCGGGTCCCTACTTCGTCACCGGCCAGCAGCTGTTGGTGCGCAAGGACCGTGGCATCTCCGGCGCGAAAGACGTCAAGGGCAAGAAAGTCTGCGCGGCCAAGGGCTCGACCTCGGTCCGCGCCATCAAAAACTCCTACCAAGCCACTCCCGTCCAGCTCGCGACGTACGGCCAATGCGTTGCGCAACTGAGGGGCGGCTCGGTGGATGCCGTCTCCACCGACGGCGCCATCCTGCTCGGATATGCCGCACAGGACCCTCGGGAGCTGGAAGTTGTCGGGGAACCGATCGACGAGGCCGGTTACGGAGTGGGCTACCGCAAGGGCGACACGGGGATGTGCAACTTCATCGACGACACCCTGCAGAAGGCGTTCCGGAACGGATCGTGGGACAACGCCTTGATGACCACACTCTGGAAGACGTCGGGGCTGCTGCCCAGGCACCCGGACGTCATGGAATCCTGCACCGGCTCCGGCACGGCGTCGTAG